A genomic segment from Actinomadura hallensis encodes:
- a CDS encoding LLM class F420-dependent oxidoreductase — protein MRIGMALSYSGGFKETVEELSDYEKAGLDIVYVAEAYSFDAVSQMGYIAAKTERLEIASGILNIYSRTPTALAQTAAGLDYVSGGRFTLGIGASGPQVIEGFHGVPYTAPLGRTREVIDICRKVWRRERVQYDGKYYKLPLPEGQGTGLGKALKLINHPVRESIPIMVAAIGPKNVELTAEIADAWEPIFYMPEKAADVWGPSLASGKAKRDPALGELDVVGQSPLAIGDDVQGYLEFGRPMAALYIGGMGAKGKNFYNDLARRYGFEKEAEEIQDLYLDGKKDEAAAKVPHELLEKMSLIGPEGHVRERLAAMKESGVTTLNVTPIAGDHKGRLALIEKIKEMAADL, from the coding sequence ATGCGCATCGGGATGGCGCTCAGCTACTCCGGAGGTTTCAAGGAGACCGTCGAGGAGCTGTCCGACTACGAGAAGGCCGGCCTCGACATCGTCTACGTCGCGGAGGCGTACAGCTTCGACGCGGTGAGCCAGATGGGCTACATCGCCGCCAAGACCGAGCGGCTGGAGATCGCCTCCGGCATCCTCAACATCTACTCCCGCACGCCGACCGCGCTCGCGCAGACCGCCGCGGGCCTGGACTACGTCTCCGGCGGGCGGTTCACGCTCGGCATCGGCGCGTCCGGGCCGCAGGTCATCGAGGGCTTCCACGGCGTGCCCTACACCGCGCCGCTCGGCCGCACCCGCGAGGTCATCGACATCTGCCGCAAGGTGTGGCGGCGCGAGCGCGTCCAGTACGACGGCAAGTACTACAAGCTGCCGCTGCCCGAGGGGCAGGGCACCGGCCTCGGCAAGGCCCTCAAGCTCATCAACCACCCGGTGCGCGAGAGCATCCCCATCATGGTCGCCGCGATCGGCCCGAAGAACGTCGAGCTGACCGCCGAGATCGCCGACGCCTGGGAGCCGATCTTCTACATGCCGGAGAAGGCCGCGGACGTGTGGGGCCCCTCCCTGGCCTCGGGGAAGGCCAAGCGCGACCCCGCGCTGGGCGAGCTCGACGTCGTCGGCCAGTCCCCGCTCGCCATCGGCGACGACGTGCAGGGCTACCTGGAGTTCGGCCGCCCGATGGCCGCGCTGTACATCGGCGGCATGGGCGCCAAGGGCAAGAACTTCTACAACGACCTCGCCCGCCGGTACGGCTTCGAGAAGGAGGCCGAGGAGATCCAGGACCTCTACCTGGACGGCAAGAAGGACGAGGCCGCCGCCAAGGTCCCGCACGAGCTGCTGGAGAAGATGTCGCTCATCGGCCCCGAGGGCCACGTCCGCGAGCGGCTCGCCGCGATGAAGGAGTCCGGCGTCACCACGCTGAACGTCACCCCGATCGCGGGCGACCACAAGGGCCGCCTCGCCCTCATCGAGAAGATCAAGGAGATGGCCGCCGACCTCTAG